A single genomic interval of Chitinophaga sp. 180180018-3 harbors:
- a CDS encoding epoxide hydrolase family protein: MARITPFKIEVPQEVLNDLSTRLQQTRWTDEPENAGWNYGTNPTYLRELVDYWQHKYDWRAQEVALNKLPQFKTTIDGITVHFIHVKGKSENPKPLILTHGWPDSFCRFHEVIPMLTDPASYGGNAEQDFDLVIPSIPGFGFSDGVPQSSDKTASLWAKLMTEVLGYQSFFAAGGDIGSTISKSLANQYPSLVSAIHITDVGYPNGREDWATMSAPEQEFGRVIQQWFFAEGAFNLVQTTKPQMLGYALNDSPVGLASWIVEKFHGWSGKPENLDDHFTKDALLTNIMIYWVTQTINTSIRTYTEESKAAWTTGLKSDMKVEVPTGVSLFPGEAPFPIEWVNRKVNVQQFNIIEKGSHFAALDTPDLFAKELRDFFYSRS, translated from the coding sequence ATGGCTAGAATCACACCTTTTAAAATAGAAGTACCACAGGAAGTATTGAACGATCTGTCAACAAGATTACAGCAAACACGCTGGACTGATGAGCCGGAGAACGCTGGTTGGAATTATGGAACAAACCCTACCTATTTGCGTGAACTGGTAGATTATTGGCAACATAAATATGATTGGAGAGCGCAGGAAGTTGCGCTGAATAAGCTACCCCAGTTTAAAACAACAATAGATGGTATCACGGTTCATTTCATACATGTTAAGGGGAAATCTGAGAACCCCAAACCATTGATCTTAACACACGGTTGGCCCGATAGTTTCTGTAGGTTTCATGAAGTAATCCCGATGCTTACTGATCCGGCAAGTTATGGAGGTAATGCAGAGCAGGATTTTGATCTTGTCATACCTTCCATACCAGGTTTTGGATTTTCGGACGGTGTTCCCCAAAGCAGTGATAAAACCGCAAGTTTATGGGCCAAACTAATGACAGAAGTTTTAGGATATCAGTCTTTTTTTGCCGCCGGAGGAGATATTGGTTCAACCATCAGCAAATCATTGGCAAATCAATATCCTTCTCTGGTTTCTGCTATTCATATAACGGATGTGGGCTATCCAAACGGAAGGGAAGATTGGGCAACAATGTCAGCACCGGAGCAGGAGTTTGGTCGCGTTATTCAACAATGGTTTTTTGCTGAAGGTGCTTTTAACCTTGTTCAGACTACCAAACCCCAAATGTTAGGTTACGCCTTAAATGATTCACCAGTAGGATTAGCTTCATGGATCGTGGAAAAGTTTCATGGTTGGTCTGGCAAACCTGAAAATCTTGATGATCACTTCACCAAGGATGCGCTGCTCACCAATATCATGATATATTGGGTTACACAAACTATCAATACCTCTATCCGGACATATACCGAAGAAAGTAAGGCGGCGTGGACTACAGGGCTTAAATCAGATATGAAAGTTGAAGTTCCTACCGGTGTATCCCTGTTCCCTGGAGAAGCCCCTTTTCCTATAGAATGGGTCAATAGAAAAGTAAATGTGCAACAGTTTAATATCATTGAAAAAGGTAGCCATTTCGCAGCACTGGACACTCCTGATTTATTTGCAAAGGAACTTAGAGACTTTTTCTATAGTAGATCTTAA
- a CDS encoding tetratricopeptide repeat protein, whose product MGIFSLKWIFLLLFPMVLIPAVYGQKYGLHAIDSMIKSLPTAKEDTDKIRLIYRIGDAYTTIDPVKSMQYARDGLARSEKLKWNKGIAAFNISIGNVLSYTGKYDSSIYYYNQAYIINTHIGNTAGVIAVLLNIGAAYQDMGDYNKAVAYLYKIVPMAEKENDYNDLSISAHNLSELYYLMGNAGKALFYAQQAVGYAEKDSNDLNKANALDALTNAWLLKKDTARAKGYYEKALLAFQQINDRKGMATIYHELAVIEKDREQKIEYGLKSQKIWDEIGPAFTISLANMENLGVTFLDMTTYRGAPRWLDSAEKYIRRANMLSNETNNAEYIARTTNALARVQEARGDYKQALVSLKEATRLKDSLYSKENREKIAELETNYRLEKQAGEFKEKQKLAALRLRNLWGYVILALVVITGGFLYFLNKYRIKQLRLQHAVQQQQAERKEWELNAQNQLMQSELKAIRAQMNPHFIFNVLNSIEAFIISNEPKTASRLLQKFAALCRLMLENSTQQYVNAGLEWQALKLYAELEAARFNNQFSYEFEQASGTNLSELLIPPMMVQPIVENAIHHGLSHIVDGNLHFKVTVMRDGGLLIFIIEDNGRGLIKTTEEERPDDSIKKKSLGLALLKERIDIINHSLGKETAAFSLVPNRSGQGAVATLQLPVLNY is encoded by the coding sequence ATGGGTATCTTCTCTTTAAAGTGGATCTTCCTCCTCCTATTTCCCATGGTGCTGATCCCGGCTGTTTATGGGCAGAAGTATGGGCTGCATGCCATTGATTCTATGATAAAAAGTCTGCCGACCGCGAAAGAGGATACCGATAAAATAAGGCTGATCTACCGGATCGGGGATGCCTATACCACCATCGATCCCGTAAAAAGCATGCAATATGCGCGCGATGGGCTGGCCAGGTCTGAAAAGCTGAAATGGAACAAAGGTATTGCGGCGTTCAACATTTCCATCGGCAATGTTTTATCCTATACGGGAAAGTACGATTCCTCCATTTATTACTATAACCAGGCCTACATTATTAATACACATATCGGCAACACTGCCGGTGTTATCGCTGTTTTGCTGAACATAGGCGCCGCATACCAGGATATGGGCGACTATAACAAGGCCGTTGCATATTTATACAAGATCGTGCCAATGGCGGAAAAAGAAAATGACTATAATGATCTTTCCATATCTGCTCACAACCTGTCAGAACTATACTACCTGATGGGCAATGCCGGTAAAGCGTTGTTCTATGCGCAGCAGGCAGTAGGGTATGCAGAAAAAGACAGCAATGACCTCAACAAGGCAAATGCATTGGATGCATTGACCAATGCCTGGTTACTGAAAAAAGATACAGCACGGGCAAAGGGCTATTATGAGAAAGCGTTGCTGGCGTTTCAGCAAATCAATGACCGGAAAGGGATGGCGACCATCTATCATGAACTGGCGGTAATAGAGAAAGATAGGGAGCAAAAGATCGAATATGGGTTAAAATCGCAAAAAATATGGGACGAAATAGGCCCCGCTTTCACCATTTCTCTTGCCAACATGGAGAACCTTGGAGTCACTTTCTTAGACATGACTACCTACCGGGGAGCGCCACGGTGGCTCGATTCAGCTGAAAAATATATCCGGCGCGCAAATATGTTGAGTAATGAGACCAACAATGCCGAATACATAGCAAGAACTACGAATGCCCTTGCCAGGGTGCAGGAAGCCAGGGGGGACTATAAGCAGGCGCTGGTTAGCCTGAAAGAAGCCACCAGGCTGAAAGATTCCCTTTATTCTAAGGAAAACCGCGAAAAAATTGCGGAATTGGAGACCAACTATCGGTTGGAAAAACAGGCGGGGGAATTTAAAGAAAAGCAAAAACTGGCTGCACTTCGTTTGAGAAACCTATGGGGTTATGTCATACTTGCTTTAGTGGTTATAACAGGCGGTTTTCTGTATTTTCTGAACAAATACAGGATAAAACAATTGAGATTGCAACACGCTGTACAACAACAGCAGGCCGAGCGAAAGGAATGGGAATTGAATGCTCAAAACCAATTAATGCAAAGTGAGCTGAAAGCTATTCGCGCACAAATGAATCCGCATTTTATTTTCAACGTCCTTAACTCTATCGAAGCATTCATAATAAGCAATGAACCTAAAACAGCCAGCCGCCTGTTGCAAAAGTTTGCTGCACTGTGCAGGCTGATGCTGGAAAATTCTACGCAACAATATGTCAATGCCGGACTGGAGTGGCAGGCATTGAAGCTTTATGCCGAGCTGGAGGCTGCGCGTTTTAATAATCAGTTTTCTTACGAATTTGAACAGGCCTCCGGCACAAACCTTTCTGAATTACTCATTCCTCCTATGATGGTTCAGCCCATTGTGGAGAATGCGATCCATCATGGCCTCAGCCATATAGTGGATGGTAATTTACATTTTAAAGTGACCGTTATGCGCGATGGAGGCCTGCTTATATTCATCATAGAAGACAACGGAAGGGGGCTTATTAAAACAACGGAAGAAGAAAGACCAGATGACTCTATAAAGAAAAAGTCTTTAGGACTTGCACTGCTAAAAGAAAGGATCGATATCATCAACCATTCACTCGGAAAAGAAACAGCGGCATTTTCCCTTGTGCCCAACAGGTCTGGCCAGGGCGCTGTTGCCACCTTACAATTGCCGGTTTTAAATTATTGA
- a CDS encoding mobilization protein: MEQQNAPTKKKGGRPKKTVKKDQILAVKCSLYERRIIEARAKSANLSVSEYLREIAMTGKIDRQEKALPKEVLELTGTLNHAAANLNQIAKKRNSMEELSPLERANLKVQSRELKTLTSKIKNYFQ; encoded by the coding sequence ATGGAGCAGCAGAATGCACCAACGAAGAAAAAGGGAGGCCGCCCCAAAAAAACTGTAAAGAAAGACCAAATATTAGCCGTTAAATGCAGCCTGTACGAAAGGCGCATTATAGAAGCAAGAGCGAAAAGTGCTAATCTTTCCGTTTCAGAATATTTGCGGGAAATAGCCATGACCGGAAAAATTGACAGGCAGGAAAAAGCATTGCCGAAAGAAGTTTTAGAACTAACTGGCACACTCAATCATGCAGCAGCAAACCTGAATCAGATCGCCAAGAAGAGGAACAGCATGGAAGAATTAAGCCCGCTTGAACGTGCCAATCTGAAAGTACAATCCAGAGAATTAAAAACATTAACATCAAAAATTAAAAACTATTTCCAATGA
- a CDS encoding LytTR family DNA-binding domain-containing protein produces MINAAILDDETRSSWLMEQKLSAFRDSISIAAIYNSPEKALKEIKTHQLDILFLDVEMPGMNAFQFLERLGEFSFEIIFTTAHNTYILDALRVSAIDYLLKPIDEEELEKAINRLSKRIMAKRQSKETRPAVGKQQEQVRLALPTAEGVYFVNKSTITHVEAMSNYSIFHLANNKKITVSKTLKEFEDTLGGSSFLRVSRSVIVNLDYVVKYRKGEGGTLELMDGKEIEVSPLKKDALVQRLFG; encoded by the coding sequence ATGATTAACGCGGCAATACTTGATGATGAGACCCGCAGCAGCTGGCTCATGGAGCAGAAACTAAGTGCTTTCCGGGATAGTATCAGTATTGCTGCCATCTATAATTCTCCTGAAAAGGCACTGAAAGAGATTAAAACTCATCAACTGGACATTTTATTCCTTGACGTTGAAATGCCTGGCATGAATGCTTTTCAATTTCTTGAGCGCCTGGGTGAATTCAGCTTTGAAATAATCTTCACTACTGCCCATAATACCTATATACTCGACGCCTTGCGTGTAAGTGCAATAGACTATTTGTTAAAGCCCATCGATGAAGAAGAACTGGAAAAAGCAATTAATCGGCTGAGCAAAAGAATAATGGCCAAACGCCAATCCAAAGAAACGCGCCCGGCTGTGGGCAAGCAGCAGGAGCAGGTGCGTTTGGCGCTCCCGACGGCGGAAGGAGTGTATTTTGTGAACAAGTCAACGATTACACATGTGGAGGCCATGAGCAACTATTCCATATTTCATCTCGCCAACAACAAGAAGATCACCGTTTCCAAAACATTGAAAGAATTTGAAGATACGCTCGGCGGTTCCTCTTTTCTGCGGGTAAGCCGGTCTGTAATCGTAAACCTCGACTACGTGGTAAAATACCGAAAGGGGGAAGGAGGTACGCTGGAACTAATGGATGGAAAAGAAATTGAAGTGTCTCCCCTGAAAAAAGATGCGCTGGTACAACGATTGTTCGGATGA
- a CDS encoding relaxase/mobilization nuclease domain-containing protein, giving the protein MSYNKCFGNLKELSGQFIDVAKLSKRVEKPVFHFSLRLAPGEILTNNQLMEVGQECAKEFGVSEKQYTCVLHKDTSEPHIHIVANRVGFNGKVISDINNYKRMAAFCRRLEKQYNLKEVLSPVPFYHPVKDNYLGKMSGRKN; this is encoded by the coding sequence TTGAGCTACAACAAATGCTTTGGGAATTTAAAAGAACTCTCCGGACAATTTATTGATGTTGCCAAACTTAGCAAACGGGTAGAAAAGCCGGTATTTCATTTTTCCTTACGCCTGGCTCCCGGCGAAATACTTACTAATAATCAGCTTATGGAAGTTGGTCAGGAATGCGCTAAAGAATTCGGTGTATCAGAGAAGCAATATACATGCGTATTGCACAAAGATACTAGTGAACCGCATATACACATTGTCGCCAACCGGGTTGGATTTAATGGGAAAGTAATCAGCGATATCAACAACTATAAGAGAATGGCAGCCTTTTGCCGAAGGCTTGAAAAACAATATAATCTAAAGGAAGTTTTAAGCCCCGTGCCTTTTTATCACCCCGTGAAAGACAACTACCTAGGCAAGATGTCCGGAAGGAAAAACTAA